NNNNNNNNNNNNNNNTATATATTATAATTGAGTTAATAAGATCAAACATGTAGAAAATGATAACTAAAAAACAACTCATCTTAGAATAAGCTAAAAATACTAATCAAATTATTCAGTAATTTCTTTCTCAATTGATAACATAACCAATTCATTCTATATTTTCTTGTGGCATGATTGattagagaaattttttttgatgaACTTTAACTTTGAGAAACTTCTTTTTACACTTATTAATGTaaacataaaatcaaagataacTAACAAGAATTTATAAACAATGTGAAGAGTTGGAAAATATTCAACTATTTTCTTCAATTAATTCACTACAAATCCTTATTTGTCAGATAATAAGTTTTTATCAAACGatttagaaataataaattttataaataatttatcgaGAGACCCATGaattataaagaaaattatatttggcacatgagaaataaatttttatgatagaaagggaaaaaaatcaagaaataataaatttatattatgtcAATTTACActactacataataaaaaaaattataggttGGGAGAAAAATAGGTCCGAGTTTTTACCTTCAAATAAGAAAGTCCCTGCCTACACCAAAAGAAGCAATCACCTTTCCTACTACACTTTAAAATAGGATTTCTAAGCAATTACACCAAAATTTTTCAAATGGGACTTTgtcataatttaataataataataataataataacaaaaattagGCTACAAAATGACACTTTCAGTGGCTTTTGACCTAAAATTTCTGAAATACATGTGTTGATGGAGTCTTCCTTCTGACTTTTTACGCGTTAAAGATTTCTTCCAATATTTCGATCCCGcaagataatatatatacataataatgatcagccatgaggaatcaatttctttcttttattttgtttatattgttctaattttttttataaaaaatagcTTTATTTCGTTTCTTTCAAtctaaaatatttatcgaaaaatataGCATCAGAATCGCACgcggattattttaaattaatttatttttcacaaataaagttAATTAAATATCGGTGATATAATGGAAAGCATGACAAACTTGTCTATCCTATCTGATGACAAACTTGTGTAACAATTCGAACTACCTTAACAATGAATCATTCCCAAAGTCCACCCTTACTTCCCAATCTGAATCTCCACACAAGGACAGGATGGTCATTTCACGAAGCCTCAAACATATACCAAATCAACAAGCCTAACTTCTCCCCTTTGAAACATTCAGCAACCAAACCAAACAAAATTTAAACTAATCTTTCCGaagacaaaaacaaaacaaaaaaaaagagcCAAAATCATTAAGCAATGATCACAATTCAtcacaaaaaaattcattaatttccAAACACTCTTCTGTTCTTGCCACATCCTACCATGGCTGCAAAATGTATAGTTCTTTGTCCATTCATTCTTTTGATCTTTTCTTCAATCCCTCCATCCTCTTCTCTATCAAATTCACAAAACATACAAACTCACTATCCATTCTCCATTCCCATTCCTCCTCCACCTCGACCTACGTTCCAACCGCCTCCGGCCCCCACCAACGACCCGCCTAATGTCCCTCCAACGACACTGATTCCGCCACCACAAGTACCATCTACGACGGGGAAATCGTCGACGAAATCGGCTGTGGGAAAGGCTATTGGTGTGACAGCTGCGAGCACTCTGGTTTTATCAGGGCTTCTCTTCTTTTTGCTTTTGAGGCATTCGAAACGTAAAAGGGAAAGAGATATAAGTCCTACTACCACTACTACTAATCCGACAACTAATGCCATGGTGCTTTCTGTTCCTCGAGCGGATGATTTTAGTCGATTTAATGGCAATCTTAAAGGGTTGATTGTTGATGAGAATGGATTGGATGTTTTGTATTGGAGAAACTTGGAAGAAGGAGATAAGAGGACTAGTTTCAAGAATCAGCAATATCGGAATTTGAAAGATGAGCATAATGGAGAAGAGAAAAGATTTGCTAATGAAAGAGTGAGGAAAGAGGAGCCTTTACATGAAGCTCCTTTGCTTGAAGGGAGGTTTTCAACTTCTGAAAGTCCTCTTTGGGGAAAAAAGCCGTCAGACCAGAGAATGATGAAGGTCCCTACTGTTTCATCTAATGCGACTTTCAAGGATTCCGATAATCATGATTCATCGGTTCGGGTATCGAATAGTTTGGCACCACCACTGGAACCACCATCACGGCAGCCTGTGTTAGCTTCTGAGGCCGTCCCGAAAGGAAAAATGGCTGCACCTCCGCCCCAGCCATCAATGCTAACACCACCACTGCATCCACCACCGAGAGTACCACCACTGCCTCCACCGCCAGGAGCACCATCACGGCAACCACAATCAATATTATCATCCGGGGCGGTTCCGAAAGGAAAAATGCCTGCaccacctcctccaccaccacaAACGTCGTCAAATAATGGACCTgctccacctccaccaccaccagcaATGAAAGAAATGCCTGCTAAGCACCTGTCCTTAGCGGCAGAAGGCTCGTCGAGCAATGGGAGTGGACAGGTGAAACTGAAACCATTGCATTGGGATAAAGTTAATCCAGATGTCAAGCATTCCATGGTGTGGGATAAAATGGAGAAGGGCTCTTTCAAGTAAGGAACCTCCAATACCattcttataaaatatttctctGTTATATGCTATATCTTAAGTGATATCTAATTTATTCTTAAATTATGTAACTCAGGTTTGATGGTGATCTTATGGAAGCTCTCTTTGGATTCGTTGCAACAAACCGAAAATCTCCAAGAGGAGACGGTGGCCCAATTACAGGAAACGGGGATAAATCAGGTCCTCCCCAACAGATCTTCATCTTAGAAGCGAGAAAGTCTCAGAACATAGCCATAGTACTCAAATCTCTTGGAATCACGCGCCAAGATCTAATCAACGGTTTACTCGAGGGACGAGGTCTAATCGACGACACAATAGAAAAACTTGTGAAAATAGCTCCAGCTGATGAAGAAATATCCCAAATCCTCGCATTTCATGGCGATCCCACAAGACTTGCTGATGCCGAATCCTTCCTCTACCATCTACTCAAAGCTGTTCCATCCGCATTCACTCGTTTCAAGGCATTGCTTTTCAAGTGCAACTACGATTCTGAGTATGCACATATCAAAGAGTCGTTGCAATCCTTAGAATCAGCTTGCAAGGAGATGAAAACTCGAGGGCTTTTCTTGAAACTTTTGGAAGCTGTTCTCAAAGCCGGGAATCGGTTAAATGCTGGAACATCTAGAGGAAATGCACAGGCTTTTAACCTTACCGCTTTGACAAAATTAGCTGATGTGAAAAGCTCTGATGGAAAAACAACCCTTCTCCAATTCGTCGTACAGGAAGTAGTTCGTGCAGAGGGTAAACGCTTTGTGCTCACTAAAAACCGTAGTTTAAGCAGGACAAATAACCAGAACACACACGCCGCTGAGAATCAAAACACTGACAGGTTTCTATCAAAAGAAGATAGAGAAAGGGAATACATGATGCTCGGTTTGCCCCTTGTTGGTGGCCTAAGTGCGGAATTCTCCAACGTTAAGAAGGCAGCCACTTTAGACTACGATCTGCTGCTAAAAACAAGCTCAGAATTAGCAAAACAAGTGGTGGAGACGCGTAAAATAGTAGTGAAATGCGGTAATCATGGTGGATTTGCCCGAGAAATGACAGGTTTTCTTGATACAGCAGAATTAGAGATACAGATAGTTAAAGATGAACTGACAAGCGTCATAGAGCTTGTGAAGAAGACAACAGATTATTATCAACCGGGCTTCTCGTCCAAGGATAGAGGGACAAACACATTTCAACTTTTCACCATCGTTAAAGATTTTCTTGGAATGGTCGATCAAGTTTGTATTGACATTGCAAGAAACGCGCAGAAGAAGAAGTCTGTATCAtcaacatcatcatcatcatcaccagCAACATCATCGTCGTCATCTTCTGTTGTTAGACCATCGTCACCTGAATCTCCTCGAGTTTTCAGGTTCCCAAAACTGCCTGCTAATTTTATGTCACAGAACTCGAAGAGCAGTTCAAGTGATTCGGACGATGATTCTGAGGTAAAGTAATGAAAGTTGCAAGATTTGGAGTTTTGTACATAGGTACAAAAAACAGAAAGCTCTCGACACTGTCGAGTGTTTTCGTTATTtcatttttcaagtttttgattCTTTGCCGTTGTTCTTTTTATCACACAATTAATGCAAGATTCAACGGAGCAGCGTTCGTTTCTCCTTTTTCTGGACTTATTAGTGTTAGCCAAATtgctaataacaaaaatatagaagTAGGGAATGAAAACAATCTCGTAAAAATACAGACAGAGTGACATCTTCAAGAGCAATCTTTATATAATTATACTCAATATATCAATCTATaaatgaaaagttttcaaaCCACTGTCGATAAATAAGTGTATCCATGTTCGGCAGAGGGAATTCATCTTTTGGACATGCTTTGTTGAGGTCTCGGTAGTCGACAATCAAAAACAGCATACAAAAATGAGCATACCATTGAAAGTATGATATCgtgtataaaataaaacaaataaaacagTAAATCAAACCAAGTCCTGTACAAAGTACAATTTCCTTAAAACATATTCGTCCCCTcttgtatgtgcttcgaggatcgtcttggacgtctgtttcccaagATACAatggaacaaccagcagtgacttagaACGAGGCACTACTACGACGAACTGAAAACGTATTTTTACTTTATCACTGAGATTTAACGGAGGCCAAatgaaaagataacaatatgtaaTGCAAGAGAGTGCTtgaaagagataaaattttcatgtatataaaatgaggaaatgaactcACTATTTATAATCctcaaaatgcacaccaagagtcatgcaagattaattaactcaattaatcttctcattaactcaagaatatgaggagccaaaagtcttcaattaactcaaaaatGTGGAAAGTCAAAAAACACTTCCACAATAATGAGCCacaactaactcaagaatgtggagagtcaaaagacactcccacattaatgagacataatttttattcaagctctaaatttgattcaaatttccaacCACTAGTATTACATTCTTAGCTACATCAATTTGGCGATTTTTCCCCTTCACGACCCTTTCCAAAATCTATCGACCATTTTATTATAACGATGAACATGCAATCAAAATAGGGAAAATTCGACCTTTATGCAATGTATTTGGAAATATGAAGTTCATGTCTGAATATGTGAACCATATAACTTGAAATAAATCAAGGTGGTTGGATCTTGCATAAGATTAGTACAGCTTAAACATCAAAATAGCATGTGACATTATATGTTTGTCAACAAATGTGAATCATAAAgagtaattattattattattttatgacaTATCCCGGTCCTTACTCCATGCgcatttgataaattatttgattaacgCTGCAAACAACATTAGTCAAGTAAACTGGATAAGACTCGTTCGAAGATGTTGGTACGAAAATCAAACCCCTGGCTACTGGTCGAACGCTCGCGTATTTCACCAATTCAAAAATTTATGAGAACGTGAATCTTCCACATCGTATCATCTTTTTGAATAAACTTTTGAAGTCAATGGCCAAATTACAACGAAACAAAAACACTACACGTTGATGAAATTTCCATCTGTTCATTGGAACATcactataaattatttatgaagtTTACAGCTATTAAAAGCACATAATCTTAGTTCACATAGTTCCATAAATCATTGTCAACttgtatattttcatattaatattaatattaaactAAAATATGACCACGTCAACAACTTGCCTTGGCCTTATTACAAAGACCATAAACACATATAACCCGATTGgtacaataatatttattacaaCAAATAAATGTTCTTAAGAATTAAGAATGCCTCGCTAAATACAATACCAATGTAATCCCAAAATTGGTTCCTTTGAAGGaaccctttatttttatatatatatataatcaatccCAGTTGCTTATTTCTCTCTACTCGATATGTACATAGCTCATGACCCAATCAAAGAATCGATTAAAACAAATAACTAGAATAACCAACCAAGTTACTTGACACAGTCCTTGATTGTACATGATGCTGATGATGTTGTACCCTCGATTTCCCCATGTACAAATCGTACGGTTTCCAAAGATGATCCAACGGACAGGGCTCGTTCTGATCTAGCCTAACCCAAGGCTTGCCCTTCCCGCTCCAGTGCAGCAGGCTCACTGGACCGGGGTGCAGCGACCTACAGGATCCTGCGACGTTGTCCCCACCCAGCCCATGTTGGTTCCATCTGTGGTCAATTGGCTCCACATTTCCACCGAATACGAGCAAAAATGGAGGCAACGAACCCAGCTCATATATCCGGTTCCTCCTCTGCAATTCCATCCAGTTCTCTATTTTCTTCCTGTAATTCCCCTCCCTCCACTTCTGCAAATCCATTACCATCACCCCGGTGTTGAAGTAGCACGGTTTCCTCGACGGGAATGCCCGGCTCAGAACAGGGTCGGACCAGAAATTGTCCGTGAAATACTTGGTGAAATTTGCGTGGCAATATTCCGGAGCTCCGATTGCTCTCTCCTCCGATAGTTTCACTTCCCACAGCTTCATAACATCGTCGACCAAGACAAGATCCGAGTCGAGGTAAATGACCCGATTCACACACGAGTCCAGAATGTCGCCTAAATAATTTCGAGCGTAGTTCAACGGATTCTCTAGCGCAGAACGGATGGACGAAGAAATTAGGTTGACCACCGAATCCTCTCGGAAAATGTGGATTTTGAAGTTCAGAGAAGGGAATATAGATCGAACAAGACGCGTTAAAACCCGCGGGTTGACGGAGTCAAACTCGGCGGCGATGAAATGGAAGAACACGTGTTCAGGGCAAGACGCGTGGCGGAGGACCGAGTGCACCGCCGCAACGGAACCCCGAAGGTATTCCGCGTCAAGGGTCATCGCGACGTGCACCAGAGAAGGATCACAGGCGGAGAACGATTTCCCGGGTTGATGATCGGAGAAAGGCCCCGCCTTGGGACAGTGCACTCCGTTACGGTAGTCCGGCGCCTCGGAATACCCGAAGAGGCTGTTGAAGTCCGGCTCCGTCACAGGTCCGGTGGGAAAGGTACGGATTCCGAGGCACATCAACGGTGAGCAAAGGAGGAGAGCCAGAGAAACCACTTGGACCGAAAGCGGACACATCCAAGAAAAAACCATTTTCTCCATGGTTTTTTCACGAAGGAAGAGGGAACGGGGGAAGTGGTATCTCTGATTACAAATGCATATTTGAGAATGGTAGAGAGATTTGGTGGGTTTCAGCAGGGGAAAGAAAAACATACgcgtatatatttatatatacggGGGAGACTGTGCAAGGAAACGCGGTATTGTCATCTTTCCCGACATGGTAATACAGAGTACCATAATGAGGTGACGATGTAACGGAAGATTTCACATTGTCCATGGAAAACTGGTTAAACTGTAAACTTCGATATTATTACCATAGGACAGATAATCTACGTTCTATTTTGGAGAGTTTAACAaatcaaaatgaataaaattatatacatNNNNNNNNNNNNNNNNNNNNNNNNNNNNNNNNNNNNNNNNNNNNNNNNNNNNNNNNNNNNNNNNNNNNNNNNNNNNNNNNNNNNNNNNNNNNNNNNNNNNNNNNNNNNNNNNNNNNNNNNNNNNNNNNNNNNNNNNNNNNNNNNNNNNNNNNNNNNNNNNNNNNNNNNNNNNNNNNNNNNNNNNNNNNNNNNNNNNNNNNNNNNNNNNNNNNNNNNNNNNNNNNNNNNNNNNNNNNNNNNNNNNNNNNNNNNNNNNNNNNNNNNNNNNNNNNNNNNNNNNNNNNNNNNNNNNNNNNNNNNNNNNNNNNNNNNNNNNNNNNNNNNNNNNNNNNNNNNNNNNNNNNNNNNNNNNNNNNNNNNNNNNNNNNNNNNNNNNNNNNNNNNNNNNNNNNNNNNNNNNNNNNNNNNNNNNNNNNNNNNNNNNNNNNNNNNNNNNNNNNNNNNNNNNNNNNNNNNNNNNNNNNNNNNNNNNNNNNNNNNNNNNNNNNNNNNNNNNNNNNNNNNNNNNNNNNNNNNNNNNNNNNNNNNNNNNNNNNNNNNNNNNNNNNNNNNNNNNNNNNNNNNNNNNNNNNNNNNNNNNNNNNNNNNNNNNNNNNNNNNNNNNNNNNNNNNNNNNNNNNNNNNNNNNNNNNNNNNNNNNNNNNNNNNNNNNNNNNNNNNNNNNNNNNNNNNNNNNNNNNNNNNNNNNNNNNNNNNNNNNNNNNNNNNNNNNNNNNNNNNNNNNNNNNNNNNNNNNNNNNNNNNNNNNNNNNNNNNNNNNNNNNNNNNNNNNNNNNNNNNNNNNNNNNNNNNNNNNNNNNNNNNNNNNNNNNNNNNNNNNNNNNNNNNNNNNNNNNNNNNNNNNNNNNNNNNNNNNNNNNNNNNNNNNNNNNNNNNNNNNNNNNNNNNNNNNNNNNNNNNNNNNNNNNNNNNNNNNNNNNNNNNNNNNNNNNNNNNNNNNNNNNNNNNNNNNNNNNNNNNNNNNNNNNNNNNNNNNNNNNNNNNNNNNNNNNNNNNNNNNNNNNNNNNNNNNNNNNNNNNNNNNNNNNNNNNNNNNNNNNNNNNNNNNNNNNNNNNNNNNNNNNNNNNNNNNNNNNNNNNNNNNNNNNNNNNNNNNNNNNNNNNNNNTATGTAATAAatttattcttcttttttttttaaggcaCTAACTAATAAATCCATTTAATTGCTTGGAACAATTAATTTTTAGAtttccaattaaaaaaaataaatgccaTGATCTCATGTTTTATTtccatttatttattgttatatatcagttttgatatgctgcacacctaccgtgcacacctatgtgagcaccgatgaggtgtcactcacccattagatgtgatgaaatatagaaaaattgtgtaTCCAATGAGTGagcgacacctcatcggtgctcacataggtgtgcaacatatcaaatatatatatatatatatatgtataactCGATTtgatatgtaaaaaatattattttttatgctaaaaacattatttttcacTATAGTTATAAATCGAGTCGACCTGTCTCACAAGAGTCTACTCATagtataattacttatatttttatatgttttaattttattagaGTTCATAAAGgtgattatataatatttgtttttgtgtgtgatatatattgattttttttttttttgttatgagtggtattttaaatataatttggtatattaaaatatgattcaataatttttttaaaaaaggataAAATATTGATTGAAAAAGAACACATGAATTTCttgtttgaaatttttcattgttttttcTATTTCACTCTTCTTTTTGTTTGTGGAACATTCCATTAAGGTATGTTTCTAATTTTCGATATTGAAAATcttcatatataattattatatatcaatttaatgataacagaaaattattatactcCGTTTTAAATTCGCAAGTAAATGccatttcatatttatatttaactAATAAATGTTGAACTCTACAATTTTTCCATAAATAAAAACTATCATTTTAACCACAGTAAATGTGCTATATACGCAATAAATAGAGTATCAACCTAATTCATCTTGTTGAAcatattcaatttaattccaTGATTCTAGTTTTCAAGAATTGCCACCTCGTTTGGTAAGCAATATTGGACCGTcaatagaaaaaatattaattatttattctaaAATTATCACAAATACATATTTACTAACCACAacatttaaaaaagtcagtctTTTTGTGTTTGTCTCGTTtcgattttgattttctttatcGTCGAATTTTAGTCTTAATGTTATCTTTGTTTtcgtaatttaataattttttatgtagaTCAATGTAGTATAAAATATAATGTCAGcattattgataaaaaaatggttacaattacaaaaaaatctaaaataaatgtttaaaacttaaatttatatcatataaaatcAAAAGATTGTCCGATCACTTGCTAGACATTGTGATCGACAATATTGTTGTTGGATCGATAGTTACaatataactaaaaaaatttcaaaacaatgtATCCTAAACAAATATTTAACTTTCACATCCGCAGCTGTTCCCATTAGATGATGTTAAAATCCATTATTTTTTCTTAGTTATTCAGaaagttatatatatagtttttgataTGCCATGTATCTAGTGGGAGAgtcagatttttatttttcctcgGGTTAGAATTTTGTAAATCATGGTTGAGCTAATATTGACAAATAGAGCTTCCGAGCTATCgaaaaataagacaaaattttatgtataaaaaatatcgaaaaaacAAGTCACCCGAGCACATGACTCCGCCCGTGTATGTATCCATCGTGTCTAATTTTATGTTCATcaataaaacattattcatttatttgatACGATGAATCATATCTAAATTGTACGCCCATATCACGTCCAGATACtgcaaaagaaaaaaacaacaaaatctaATAGATGAGGGACATGTGTAGGTGTGGTGGGGGTTACGTGTGAGGGATTGGAGCAAAAAACTGCCGATGCAACAAAAgtatatcaaataaatatatttactgTCACTTTATActcataataataatgataatttcATAAAAGTAAAAACATCgatgataataattaataatatttttattacatgagaATGATAGGTTTTTTTCGTTATTCATCTGGAATGTGAAGTTGGCTGGTAATGCCTAAAGTTAggagacttttttttttttttttttgaaatgtggATGGAaggatataattaaaatttaaatgatatcTAAGTAATTTCTCACatagttaaataaaataattatttaatttatattttactaAATGCGTATATATTTAACACATCTTACTGATAATACAATTTCGGTTGCacatttggtaaaaaaaaaaacccactcaaaataagtattttttaaattaattttgtccGTTCACTTAATGTAATTACCCTAATAAACagatatttaaatgaatttataataataaatattatatttataataacttgagttaattattttcgtacagtaaaaataaatataaaataatatttataagatCTCATTATGATGTCGTGTTTGCGAGGACGTGAACCATGACATGACACCTAATGCGAAAGTtttaatgtattttatttttggttaaaaaaaCTCTCAGCCATCTGGATATTTTTAGAGTGTAAAATATGTATTTGCTTGGTGCTAACTTGGTTGGAATCGAACGAATTCTGTTTGCTTGGAATTGAACGAATTCTgtcaaaactaaaaataattgaATCATCCTCCTTTCTTCACCATTCTGAATCAAACACTTGTGCTCGTGGTTATTAATTATTCACAGTATACAGCGCCACCacaaattaatgattttaaCAGGATAaatctaaaattaattaattcgtacaattttattcttattattaattttaaaattaat
The DNA window shown above is from Primulina huaijiensis isolate GDHJ02 chromosome 12, ASM1229523v2, whole genome shotgun sequence and carries:
- the LOC140989347 gene encoding formin-like protein 4, with translation MAAKCIVLCPFILLIFSSIPPSSSLSNSQNIQTHYPFSIPIPPPPRPTFQPPPAPTNDPPNVPPTTLIPPPQVPSTTGKSSTKSAVGKAIGVTAASTLVLSGLLFFLLLRHSKRKRERDISPTTTTTNPTTNAMVLSVPRADDFSRFNGNLKGLIVDENGLDVLYWRNLEEGDKRTSFKNQQYRNLKDEHNGEEKRFANERVRKEEPLHEAPLLEGRFSTSESPLWGKKPSDQRMMKVPTVSSNATFKDSDNHDSSVRVSNSLAPPLEPPSRQPVLASEAVPKGKMAAPPPQPSMLTPPLHPPPRVPPLPPPPGAPSRQPQSILSSGAVPKGKMPAPPPPPPQTSSNNGPAPPPPPPAMKEMPAKHLSLAAEGSSSNGSGQVKLKPLHWDKVNPDVKHSMVWDKMEKGSFKFDGDLMEALFGFVATNRKSPRGDGGPITGNGDKSGPPQQIFILEARKSQNIAIVLKSLGITRQDLINGLLEGRGLIDDTIEKLVKIAPADEEISQILAFHGDPTRLADAESFLYHLLKAVPSAFTRFKALLFKCNYDSEYAHIKESLQSLESACKEMKTRGLFLKLLEAVLKAGNRLNAGTSRGNAQAFNLTALTKLADVKSSDGKTTLLQFVVQEVVRAEGKRFVLTKNRSLSRTNNQNTHAAENQNTDRFLSKEDREREYMMLGLPLVGGLSAEFSNVKKAATLDYDLLLKTSSELAKQVVETRKIVVKCGNHGGFAREMTGFLDTAELEIQIVKDELTSVIELVKKTTDYYQPGFSSKDRGTNTFQLFTIVKDFLGMVDQVCIDIARNAQKKKSVSSTSSSSSPATSSSSSSVVRPSSPESPRVFRFPKLPANFMSQNSKSSSSDSDDDSEVK
- the LOC140989210 gene encoding probable galacturonosyltransferase-like 9, translating into MEKMVFSWMCPLSVQVVSLALLLCSPLMCLGIRTFPTGPVTEPDFNSLFGYSEAPDYRNGVHCPKAGPFSDHQPGKSFSACDPSLVHVAMTLDAEYLRGSVAAVHSVLRHASCPEHVFFHFIAAEFDSVNPRVLTRLVRSIFPSLNFKIHIFREDSVVNLISSSIRSALENPLNYARNYLGDILDSCVNRVIYLDSDLVLVDDVMKLWEVKLSEERAIGAPEYCHANFTKYFTDNFWSDPVLSRAFPSRKPCYFNTGVMVMDLQKWREGNYRKKIENWMELQRRNRIYELGSLPPFLLVFGGNVEPIDHRWNQHGLGGDNVAGSCRSLHPGPVSLLHWSGKGKPWVRLDQNEPCPLDHLWKPYDLYMGKSRVQHHQHHVQSRTVSSNLVGYSSYLF